ctgcaggggaagctgccagcagcagatgACCATGAGAGCAGCTGCACCCCGCTGTCCTGCGGatgggagatggtggagtcCCTCTGTGTCCCCCCAGTCTTCACCCCAGCCGGCATCATCTGAGCAGGGGGAGCCCACGCCATCACCCCGCtcccctggggctgcaggcagagctcagcacgGCGCAGTCCTGTTCCTCCTGCTCGTACAGTGCTGTGTGTTATGGTAATAAATGGGTGTTGAACCTGGCTCGGGCTTTGCCACGAGGACCCCCCTGGCGTTCCCTGCCCTCCCTGTGCCTGAGGCGGTGGAAGATCCggctgggctgagcagcacaaCGAGGCCGTGCTCATCGGGGATGCCAAAGCGTTTTGTCCCCAGCCTTAGAGGTGCCCCGGGGCGCGGGGGGTTGTGCGGGCAGCAGTTGTGGGTGCTGATGGGGGGTGGCTGCGGCTCATTGGGAGCCTTAACGAACCCTCCTGCCCTAATAACACTTCTGGAGGATACTGGGGGCAGCGGGGACCCTGTAAGATATTACACGGGGAGCAGCGGGGGCTGCGGCACAACGTGGACCCGGGGCGCGGTCGCTCGGCGGTGCCGCACAGACCGAAGGGGGCGCTGGGGCGCGGCGGACAGTTTCCCCTCCGTGCCGGCAGGGGGCGCCGCaacgagagagagagagggagggagggctcGTGCCCCCGTCTCTTTGGTTCCGCCGTTAAGCGCGTCTCGGGTGTCGCGGTTGCGGTCGCGCTTGACGGCGGGCAGCGTCGCAAAAGCCCCGTGAAGGACGGCGTTGGGCCGGGGCGGCGGgaggcggagcggggccggTTTCGAACGCACGGCGGTGCCGCAATAGGGTCAGTGTCGGGAGCGGGGTCACAGCACCAGGAACAGCACGATGCCGTTCTGGGACCTGCAGCGGCAGTTGGGCATCGACGTTGACCGGTGGCTGCTGCGGCAGAGCACGACGCAGCCGTACGGGATGGCCGGGGCGTGCCACGCGTTCGAACGGGAGTGGGTGGAATGTGGGCACGGCCTGGGGCAGACACGGGCACAGCGCGAGTGTCAGCCCGAGTACCAGGACTTCATGGAGTGCATGCACCGCACCAAGACGGTGAGCGATGTATGGGGGGATAGGGTGtgtatgggggtatatgggggtatatggcTGTGTATGGGTGTATATGGGTGTGTATGGCTGTATATGGCTGTATATGGCTGTATTGGGGGCACCGGGATGGGGCACAGCGCCCTCAGGGTCCTCAGGACCCAACGCCGTGTGTTGTGCTCTCTGACTGTCCCCGTGCTGTGCCAGGCCCAGCGGCTGAAAAAGATCCTGGAGCAGCGGGACAAGATGATCAAGGAGGGGAAGTACAGCCCGCCCGAGTGCCACAAGGGGGAGAAGGACACACGGCCATGAGGGACCTGCGGGGACACGACACTGCAGCCATGGGAGTGACAGCACGGAGAGCACCAAGTGCAATGGGTTCTGCTGCAGACATAAcgtggcagtgctggggagggctCTGCCAACAGCAAAGGGAGCAATGGCAGCACTGGGTGTCATTGCTTTGACCAGTAAATGTCTcctttggagcagctctgctcgaccttgtctttctttctgacCCCCTTGAAATGCTGCCCTGATGCTGGGGGTGACCGGGAGCTGACGGTGCTGTGCCCTCTCTGACTGGGATTTGGGCAGCAGCATCCACACTCAGTTTCTCTCCCACCCTTTCAATCCATGTGAGATTCCCCCCACGCAGGCTTGGAAGCTTTGCTCTGTAATGTCAGCTCCATCCATTGAATGTACGACATGCACTGATGGCAGCAGCCCTGGAGCTctggcagctggggctgcccgCATCAATGTGCTTCCCCTTTTAGAAGGAAGATTTCCCCCCAGACCCTCCCAATTCAGCACAGTTTTGTAACAGCATTAAAGCAGTGGAGTACCTGGAAGTTGAGAGGGGGGATGTCTGTGTTTTAATCCAGGGTTTTAATACCAGTGATTGTGGGTTTAATGCTTAATCTTTGATCCAGGTAGAGCATGTGAGGTTCCCGATCCTCACAAATCCCCACACTGAGGCAGCAGATGACAGCAGTGTggttccagctgcagcaggcagggctgggctctgctgaGGGGCCCACGGTGCCATCCCGGGGGGTTTTGCCCCTTGTAGGACCTGTGCCAGCCCACAGAGGCTGCTCTCCAGCGAGAGAGAAAAGTGCAGAGCAAAACCCTGGCGAGTTGCTGCTGTCAGGAGTGACTCATGTAATTGAGCTGCCCAGATGTCAGAGGAGATGCTGAAATACATCCAAACAC
The genomic region above belongs to Coturnix japonica isolate 7356 chromosome 23, Coturnix japonica 2.1, whole genome shotgun sequence and contains:
- the NDUFS5 gene encoding NADH dehydrogenase [ubiquinone] iron-sulfur protein 5, which produces MPFWDLQRQLGIDVDRWLLRQSTTQPYGMAGACHAFEREWVECGHGLGQTRAQRECQPEYQDFMECMHRTKTAQRLKKILEQRDKMIKEGKYSPPECHKGEKDTRP